The Theropithecus gelada isolate Dixy chromosome 11, Tgel_1.0, whole genome shotgun sequence genome includes a region encoding these proteins:
- the CALCOCO1 gene encoding calcium-binding and coiled-coil domain-containing protein 1 isoform X3, whose product MEESPLSRAPSRGGVNFLNVARTYIPNTKVECHYTLPPGTMPSASDWIGIFKVEAACVRDYHTFVWSSVPESTTDGSPIHTSVQFQASYLPKPGAQLYQFRYVNRQGRVCGQSPPFQFREPRPMDELVTLEEADGGSDILLVVPKATVLQNQLDESQQERNDLMQLKLQLEGQVTELRSRVQELERALATARQEHAELMEQYKGISRSHGEITEERDILSRQQGDHVARILELEDDIQTISEKVLTKEVELDRLRDTVKALTREQEKLLGQLKEVQADKEQSEAELQVAQQENRRLNLDLQEAKSWQEEQSAQAQRLKDKVAQMKDTLGQAQQRVAELEPLKEQLRGAQELAASSQQKATLLGEELASAATARDRTIAELHRSRLEVAEVNGRLAELGLHLKEEKCQWSKERAGLLQSVEAEKDKILKLSAEILRLEKAVQEERTQNQVFKTELAREKDSSLVQLSESKRELTELRSALRVLQKEKEQLQEEKQELLEYMRKLEARLEKVADEKWNEDAATEDEEAAAGLSCPAALTDSEDESPEDMRLPPYGLCEHRDPGSSPAGPREASPLVVISQPAPISPHLSGPAEDSSSDSAEDEKSVLMAAVQSGGEEANLLLPELGSAFYDMASGFTVGPLSETSTGGPATPTWKECPICKERFPAESDKDALEDHMDGHFFFSTQDPFTFE is encoded by the exons ATGGAAGAATCACCACTAAGCCGAGCACCATCCCGTGGTGGAGTCAACTTTCTGAATGTAGCCCGGACCTACATCCCCAACACCAAGGTGGAATGTCACTACACCCTTCCCCCAGGCACCATGCCCAGTGCCAGTGACTGGATTGGCATCTTCAAG GTAGAAGCTGCCTGTGTTCGAGATTACCACACATTTGTGTGGTCTTCCGTGCCTGAAAGTACAACTGATGGTTCCCCCATTCACACCAGTGTCCAGTTCCAAG CCAGCTACCTGCCCAAACCAGGAGCTCAGCTCTACCAGTTCCGATATGTGAACCGCCAGGGCCGGGTGTGTGGGCAGAGCCCCCCTTTCCAGTTCCGAGAGCCAAGGCCCATGGATGAACTGGTGACCCTGGAGGAGGCTGATGGGGGCTCTGACATCCTGCTGGTTGTCCCCAAGGCAACTGTGTTACAG AACCAGCTCGATGAGAGCCAGCAAGAACGGAATGACCTGATGCAGCTGAAGCTGCAGCTGGAGGGACAGGTGACAGAGCTGAGGAGCCGAGTGCAGGAGCTCGAGAGGGCTCTGGCAACTGCCAGGCAGGAACACGCGGAGCTGATGGAACAGTATAAG GGGATTTCCCGGTCCCATGGGGAGATCACAGAAGAGAGGGACATCCTGAGCCGGCAACAGGGAGACCATGTGGCACGCATCCTGGAGCTGGAGGATGACATTCAGACCATCAGTGAGAAAGTGCTGACGAAGGAAGTGGAGCTCGACAG GCTTAGAGACACAGTGAAGGCCCTGACTCGGGAACAGGAGAAGCTTCTTGGGCAACTGAAAGAAGTACAAGCAGACAAGGAGCAAAGCGAG GCTGAGCTCCAAGTGGCACAACAGGAGAACCGTCGCTTAAATTTGGACCTGCAGGAGGCCAAGAGCTGGCAAGAGGAGCAGAGTGCTCAGGCCCAGAGACTGAAAGACAAGGTGGCCCAGATGAAGGATACCCTAGGCCAGGCCCAGCAGCGGGTG GCTGAGCTGGAGCCCCTGAAGGAGCAGCTTCGAGGGGCCCAGGAGCTTGCAGCCTCAAGCCAGCAGAAAGCCACCCTTCTTGGGGAGGAGTTGGCCAGCGCAGCAACAGCCAGGGACCGCACCATAGCCGAACTACACCGCAGCCGCCTGGAAGTGGCTGAAGTTAACGGCAGGCTGGCTGAGCTCGGTTTGCacttgaaggaagaaaaatgccaATGGAGCAAGGAGCGGGCAGGGCTGCTGCAGAGTGTGGAG GCAGAGAAGGACAAGATCCTGAAGCTGAGTGCAGAGATACTTCGATTGGAGAAGGCAGTTCAGGAGGAGAGGACCCAAAACCAGGTGTTCAAGACTGAGCTGGCCCGGGAAAAGGATTCTAGCCTG GTACAGTTGTCAGAAAGTAAGCGGGAGCTGACAGAGCTGCGGTCAGCCCTGCGTGTGCTCCAGAAGGAAAAGGAGCAGTTACAAGAGGAGAAGCAG GAATTGCTAGAGTACATGAGAAAACTGGAGGCCCGCCTGGAGAAGGTGGCAGATGAGAAGTGGAATGAGGATGCTGCCACAGAGGATGAGGAGGCCGCTGCGGGACTGA GCTGCCCGGCAGCTCTGACAGACTCGGAGGATGAGTCCCCAGAAGACATGAGGCTCCCACCCTATGGCCTTTGTGAGCATAGAGACCCAGGCTCCTCTCCTGCTGGGCCCCGAGAGGCTTCTCCCCTCGTTGTCATCAGCCAGCCGGCTCCCATTTCTCCTCACCTCTCTGGGCCAGCTGAGGACAGTAGCTCTGACTCG GCTGAAGATGAGAAGTCAGTCCTGATGGCAGCTGTGCAGAGTGGGGGTGAGGAGGCCAACTTGCTGCTTCCTGAACTGGGCAGTGCCTTCTATGACATGGCCAG TGGCTTTACAGTGGGTCCCCTGTCAGAAACCAGCACTGGGGGCCCTGCCACCCCCACATGGAAGGAGTGTCCTATCTGTAAGGAGCGCTTTCCTGCTGAGAGTGACAAGGATGCCCTGGAGGACCACATGGATGGACACTTCTTTTTCAGCACCCAGGACCCCTTCACCTTTGAGTGA
- the CALCOCO1 gene encoding calcium-binding and coiled-coil domain-containing protein 1 isoform X2 yields MEESPLSRAPSRGGVNFLNVARTYIPNTKVECHYTLPPGTMPSASDWIGIFKVEAACVRDYHTFVWSSVPESTTDGSPIHTSVQFQASYLPKPGAQLYQFRYVNRQGRVCGQSPPFQFREPRPMDELVTLEEADGGSDILLVVPKATVLQNQLDESQQERNDLMQLKLQLEGQVTELRSRVQELERALATARQEHAELMEQYKGISRSHGEITEERDILSRQQGDHVARILELEDDIQTISEKVLTKEVELDRLRDTVKALTREQEKLLGQLKEVQADKEQSEAELQVAQQENRRLNLDLQEAKSWQEEQSAQAQRLKDKVAQMKDTLGQAQQRVAELEPLKEQLRGAQELAASSQQKATLLGEELASAATARDRTIAELHRSRLEVAEVNGRLAELGLHLKEEKCQWSKERAGLLQSVEAEKDKILKLSAEILRLEKAVQEERTQNQVFKTELAREKDSSLVQLSESKRELTELRSALRVLQKEKEQLQEEKQELLEYMRKLEARLEKVADEKWNEDAATEDEEAAAGLSCPAALTDSEDESPEDMRLPPYGLCEHRDPGSSPAGPREASPLVVISQPAPISPHLSGPAEDSSSDSEAEDEKSVLMAAVQSGGEEANLLLPELGSAFYDMASGFTVGPLSETSTGGPATPTWKECPICKERFPAESDKDALEDHMDGHFFFSTQDPFTFE; encoded by the exons ATGGAAGAATCACCACTAAGCCGAGCACCATCCCGTGGTGGAGTCAACTTTCTGAATGTAGCCCGGACCTACATCCCCAACACCAAGGTGGAATGTCACTACACCCTTCCCCCAGGCACCATGCCCAGTGCCAGTGACTGGATTGGCATCTTCAAG GTAGAAGCTGCCTGTGTTCGAGATTACCACACATTTGTGTGGTCTTCCGTGCCTGAAAGTACAACTGATGGTTCCCCCATTCACACCAGTGTCCAGTTCCAAG CCAGCTACCTGCCCAAACCAGGAGCTCAGCTCTACCAGTTCCGATATGTGAACCGCCAGGGCCGGGTGTGTGGGCAGAGCCCCCCTTTCCAGTTCCGAGAGCCAAGGCCCATGGATGAACTGGTGACCCTGGAGGAGGCTGATGGGGGCTCTGACATCCTGCTGGTTGTCCCCAAGGCAACTGTGTTACAG AACCAGCTCGATGAGAGCCAGCAAGAACGGAATGACCTGATGCAGCTGAAGCTGCAGCTGGAGGGACAGGTGACAGAGCTGAGGAGCCGAGTGCAGGAGCTCGAGAGGGCTCTGGCAACTGCCAGGCAGGAACACGCGGAGCTGATGGAACAGTATAAG GGGATTTCCCGGTCCCATGGGGAGATCACAGAAGAGAGGGACATCCTGAGCCGGCAACAGGGAGACCATGTGGCACGCATCCTGGAGCTGGAGGATGACATTCAGACCATCAGTGAGAAAGTGCTGACGAAGGAAGTGGAGCTCGACAG GCTTAGAGACACAGTGAAGGCCCTGACTCGGGAACAGGAGAAGCTTCTTGGGCAACTGAAAGAAGTACAAGCAGACAAGGAGCAAAGCGAG GCTGAGCTCCAAGTGGCACAACAGGAGAACCGTCGCTTAAATTTGGACCTGCAGGAGGCCAAGAGCTGGCAAGAGGAGCAGAGTGCTCAGGCCCAGAGACTGAAAGACAAGGTGGCCCAGATGAAGGATACCCTAGGCCAGGCCCAGCAGCGGGTG GCTGAGCTGGAGCCCCTGAAGGAGCAGCTTCGAGGGGCCCAGGAGCTTGCAGCCTCAAGCCAGCAGAAAGCCACCCTTCTTGGGGAGGAGTTGGCCAGCGCAGCAACAGCCAGGGACCGCACCATAGCCGAACTACACCGCAGCCGCCTGGAAGTGGCTGAAGTTAACGGCAGGCTGGCTGAGCTCGGTTTGCacttgaaggaagaaaaatgccaATGGAGCAAGGAGCGGGCAGGGCTGCTGCAGAGTGTGGAG GCAGAGAAGGACAAGATCCTGAAGCTGAGTGCAGAGATACTTCGATTGGAGAAGGCAGTTCAGGAGGAGAGGACCCAAAACCAGGTGTTCAAGACTGAGCTGGCCCGGGAAAAGGATTCTAGCCTG GTACAGTTGTCAGAAAGTAAGCGGGAGCTGACAGAGCTGCGGTCAGCCCTGCGTGTGCTCCAGAAGGAAAAGGAGCAGTTACAAGAGGAGAAGCAG GAATTGCTAGAGTACATGAGAAAACTGGAGGCCCGCCTGGAGAAGGTGGCAGATGAGAAGTGGAATGAGGATGCTGCCACAGAGGATGAGGAGGCCGCTGCGGGACTGA GCTGCCCGGCAGCTCTGACAGACTCGGAGGATGAGTCCCCAGAAGACATGAGGCTCCCACCCTATGGCCTTTGTGAGCATAGAGACCCAGGCTCCTCTCCTGCTGGGCCCCGAGAGGCTTCTCCCCTCGTTGTCATCAGCCAGCCGGCTCCCATTTCTCCTCACCTCTCTGGGCCAGCTGAGGACAGTAGCTCTGACTCG GAGGCTGAAGATGAGAAGTCAGTCCTGATGGCAGCTGTGCAGAGTGGGGGTGAGGAGGCCAACTTGCTGCTTCCTGAACTGGGCAGTGCCTTCTATGACATGGCCAG TGGCTTTACAGTGGGTCCCCTGTCAGAAACCAGCACTGGGGGCCCTGCCACCCCCACATGGAAGGAGTGTCCTATCTGTAAGGAGCGCTTTCCTGCTGAGAGTGACAAGGATGCCCTGGAGGACCACATGGATGGACACTTCTTTTTCAGCACCCAGGACCCCTTCACCTTTGAGTGA
- the CALCOCO1 gene encoding calcium-binding and coiled-coil domain-containing protein 1 isoform X1, with the protein MEESPLSRAPSRGGVNFLNVARTYIPNTKVECHYTLPPGTMPSASDWIGIFKVEAACVRDYHTFVWSSVPESTTDGSPIHTSVQFQASYLPKPGAQLYQFRYVNRQGRVCGQSPPFQFREPRPMDELVTLEEADGGSDILLVVPKATVLQNQLDESQQERNDLMQLKLQLEGQVTELRSRVQELERALATARQEHAELMEQYKGISRSHGEITEERDILSRQQGDHVARILELEDDIQTISEKVLTKEVELDRLRDTVKALTREQEKLLGQLKEVQADKEQSEAELQVAQQENRRLNLDLQEAKSWQEEQSAQAQRLKDKVAQMKDTLGQAQQRVAELEPLKEQLRGAQELAASSQQKATLLGEELASAATARDRTIAELHRSRLEVAEVNGRLAELGLHLKEEKCQWSKERAGLLQSVEAEKDKILKLSAEILRLEKAVQEERTQNQVFKTELAREKDSSLVQLSESKRELTELRSALRVLQKEKEQLQEEKQELLEYMRKLEARLEKVADEKWNEDAATEDEEAAAGLSCPAALTDSEDESPEDMRLPPYGLCEHRDPGSSPAGPREASPLVVISQPAPISPHLSGPAEDSSSDSEAEDEKSVLMAAVQSGGEEANLLLPELGSAFYDMASTIFCRAQIALLPLSPASTPSPTTSGFTVGPLSETSTGGPATPTWKECPICKERFPAESDKDALEDHMDGHFFFSTQDPFTFE; encoded by the exons ATGGAAGAATCACCACTAAGCCGAGCACCATCCCGTGGTGGAGTCAACTTTCTGAATGTAGCCCGGACCTACATCCCCAACACCAAGGTGGAATGTCACTACACCCTTCCCCCAGGCACCATGCCCAGTGCCAGTGACTGGATTGGCATCTTCAAG GTAGAAGCTGCCTGTGTTCGAGATTACCACACATTTGTGTGGTCTTCCGTGCCTGAAAGTACAACTGATGGTTCCCCCATTCACACCAGTGTCCAGTTCCAAG CCAGCTACCTGCCCAAACCAGGAGCTCAGCTCTACCAGTTCCGATATGTGAACCGCCAGGGCCGGGTGTGTGGGCAGAGCCCCCCTTTCCAGTTCCGAGAGCCAAGGCCCATGGATGAACTGGTGACCCTGGAGGAGGCTGATGGGGGCTCTGACATCCTGCTGGTTGTCCCCAAGGCAACTGTGTTACAG AACCAGCTCGATGAGAGCCAGCAAGAACGGAATGACCTGATGCAGCTGAAGCTGCAGCTGGAGGGACAGGTGACAGAGCTGAGGAGCCGAGTGCAGGAGCTCGAGAGGGCTCTGGCAACTGCCAGGCAGGAACACGCGGAGCTGATGGAACAGTATAAG GGGATTTCCCGGTCCCATGGGGAGATCACAGAAGAGAGGGACATCCTGAGCCGGCAACAGGGAGACCATGTGGCACGCATCCTGGAGCTGGAGGATGACATTCAGACCATCAGTGAGAAAGTGCTGACGAAGGAAGTGGAGCTCGACAG GCTTAGAGACACAGTGAAGGCCCTGACTCGGGAACAGGAGAAGCTTCTTGGGCAACTGAAAGAAGTACAAGCAGACAAGGAGCAAAGCGAG GCTGAGCTCCAAGTGGCACAACAGGAGAACCGTCGCTTAAATTTGGACCTGCAGGAGGCCAAGAGCTGGCAAGAGGAGCAGAGTGCTCAGGCCCAGAGACTGAAAGACAAGGTGGCCCAGATGAAGGATACCCTAGGCCAGGCCCAGCAGCGGGTG GCTGAGCTGGAGCCCCTGAAGGAGCAGCTTCGAGGGGCCCAGGAGCTTGCAGCCTCAAGCCAGCAGAAAGCCACCCTTCTTGGGGAGGAGTTGGCCAGCGCAGCAACAGCCAGGGACCGCACCATAGCCGAACTACACCGCAGCCGCCTGGAAGTGGCTGAAGTTAACGGCAGGCTGGCTGAGCTCGGTTTGCacttgaaggaagaaaaatgccaATGGAGCAAGGAGCGGGCAGGGCTGCTGCAGAGTGTGGAG GCAGAGAAGGACAAGATCCTGAAGCTGAGTGCAGAGATACTTCGATTGGAGAAGGCAGTTCAGGAGGAGAGGACCCAAAACCAGGTGTTCAAGACTGAGCTGGCCCGGGAAAAGGATTCTAGCCTG GTACAGTTGTCAGAAAGTAAGCGGGAGCTGACAGAGCTGCGGTCAGCCCTGCGTGTGCTCCAGAAGGAAAAGGAGCAGTTACAAGAGGAGAAGCAG GAATTGCTAGAGTACATGAGAAAACTGGAGGCCCGCCTGGAGAAGGTGGCAGATGAGAAGTGGAATGAGGATGCTGCCACAGAGGATGAGGAGGCCGCTGCGGGACTGA GCTGCCCGGCAGCTCTGACAGACTCGGAGGATGAGTCCCCAGAAGACATGAGGCTCCCACCCTATGGCCTTTGTGAGCATAGAGACCCAGGCTCCTCTCCTGCTGGGCCCCGAGAGGCTTCTCCCCTCGTTGTCATCAGCCAGCCGGCTCCCATTTCTCCTCACCTCTCTGGGCCAGCTGAGGACAGTAGCTCTGACTCG GAGGCTGAAGATGAGAAGTCAGTCCTGATGGCAGCTGTGCAGAGTGGGGGTGAGGAGGCCAACTTGCTGCTTCCTGAACTGGGCAGTGCCTTCTATGACATGGCCAG CACCATCTTCTGCAGAGCCCAAATTGCCCTGCTtcccctctctcctgcctctACCCCTTCCCCAACCACCAG TGGCTTTACAGTGGGTCCCCTGTCAGAAACCAGCACTGGGGGCCCTGCCACCCCCACATGGAAGGAGTGTCCTATCTGTAAGGAGCGCTTTCCTGCTGAGAGTGACAAGGATGCCCTGGAGGACCACATGGATGGACACTTCTTTTTCAGCACCCAGGACCCCTTCACCTTTGAGTGA
- the CALCOCO1 gene encoding calcium-binding and coiled-coil domain-containing protein 1 isoform X4: MEESPLSRAPSRGGVNFLNVARTYIPNTKVECHYTLPPGTMPSASDWIGIFKVEAACVRDYHTFVWSSVPESTTDGSPIHTSVQFQEPRPMDELVTLEEADGGSDILLVVPKATVLQNQLDESQQERNDLMQLKLQLEGQVTELRSRVQELERALATARQEHAELMEQYKGISRSHGEITEERDILSRQQGDHVARILELEDDIQTISEKVLTKEVELDRLRDTVKALTREQEKLLGQLKEVQADKEQSEAELEPLKEQLRGAQELAASSQQKATLLGEELASAATARDRTIAELHRSRLEVAEVNGRLAELGLHLKEEKCQWSKERAGLLQSVEAEKDKILKLSAEILRLEKAVQEERTQNQVFKTELAREKDSSLVQLSESKRELTELRSALRVLQKEKEQLQEEKQELLEYMRKLEARLEKVADEKWNEDAATEDEEAAAGLSCPAALTDSEDESPEDMRLPPYGLCEHRDPGSSPAGPREASPLVVISQPAPISPHLSGPAEDSSSDSEAEDEKSVLMAAVQSGGEEANLLLPELGSAFYDMASGFTVGPLSETSTGGPATPTWKECPICKERFPAESDKDALEDHMDGHFFFSTQDPFTFE, translated from the exons ATGGAAGAATCACCACTAAGCCGAGCACCATCCCGTGGTGGAGTCAACTTTCTGAATGTAGCCCGGACCTACATCCCCAACACCAAGGTGGAATGTCACTACACCCTTCCCCCAGGCACCATGCCCAGTGCCAGTGACTGGATTGGCATCTTCAAG GTAGAAGCTGCCTGTGTTCGAGATTACCACACATTTGTGTGGTCTTCCGTGCCTGAAAGTACAACTGATGGTTCCCCCATTCACACCAGTGTCCAGTTCCAAG AGCCAAGGCCCATGGATGAACTGGTGACCCTGGAGGAGGCTGATGGGGGCTCTGACATCCTGCTGGTTGTCCCCAAGGCAACTGTGTTACAG AACCAGCTCGATGAGAGCCAGCAAGAACGGAATGACCTGATGCAGCTGAAGCTGCAGCTGGAGGGACAGGTGACAGAGCTGAGGAGCCGAGTGCAGGAGCTCGAGAGGGCTCTGGCAACTGCCAGGCAGGAACACGCGGAGCTGATGGAACAGTATAAG GGGATTTCCCGGTCCCATGGGGAGATCACAGAAGAGAGGGACATCCTGAGCCGGCAACAGGGAGACCATGTGGCACGCATCCTGGAGCTGGAGGATGACATTCAGACCATCAGTGAGAAAGTGCTGACGAAGGAAGTGGAGCTCGACAG GCTTAGAGACACAGTGAAGGCCCTGACTCGGGAACAGGAGAAGCTTCTTGGGCAACTGAAAGAAGTACAAGCAGACAAGGAGCAAAGCGAG GCTGAGCTGGAGCCCCTGAAGGAGCAGCTTCGAGGGGCCCAGGAGCTTGCAGCCTCAAGCCAGCAGAAAGCCACCCTTCTTGGGGAGGAGTTGGCCAGCGCAGCAACAGCCAGGGACCGCACCATAGCCGAACTACACCGCAGCCGCCTGGAAGTGGCTGAAGTTAACGGCAGGCTGGCTGAGCTCGGTTTGCacttgaaggaagaaaaatgccaATGGAGCAAGGAGCGGGCAGGGCTGCTGCAGAGTGTGGAG GCAGAGAAGGACAAGATCCTGAAGCTGAGTGCAGAGATACTTCGATTGGAGAAGGCAGTTCAGGAGGAGAGGACCCAAAACCAGGTGTTCAAGACTGAGCTGGCCCGGGAAAAGGATTCTAGCCTG GTACAGTTGTCAGAAAGTAAGCGGGAGCTGACAGAGCTGCGGTCAGCCCTGCGTGTGCTCCAGAAGGAAAAGGAGCAGTTACAAGAGGAGAAGCAG GAATTGCTAGAGTACATGAGAAAACTGGAGGCCCGCCTGGAGAAGGTGGCAGATGAGAAGTGGAATGAGGATGCTGCCACAGAGGATGAGGAGGCCGCTGCGGGACTGA GCTGCCCGGCAGCTCTGACAGACTCGGAGGATGAGTCCCCAGAAGACATGAGGCTCCCACCCTATGGCCTTTGTGAGCATAGAGACCCAGGCTCCTCTCCTGCTGGGCCCCGAGAGGCTTCTCCCCTCGTTGTCATCAGCCAGCCGGCTCCCATTTCTCCTCACCTCTCTGGGCCAGCTGAGGACAGTAGCTCTGACTCG GAGGCTGAAGATGAGAAGTCAGTCCTGATGGCAGCTGTGCAGAGTGGGGGTGAGGAGGCCAACTTGCTGCTTCCTGAACTGGGCAGTGCCTTCTATGACATGGCCAG TGGCTTTACAGTGGGTCCCCTGTCAGAAACCAGCACTGGGGGCCCTGCCACCCCCACATGGAAGGAGTGTCCTATCTGTAAGGAGCGCTTTCCTGCTGAGAGTGACAAGGATGCCCTGGAGGACCACATGGATGGACACTTCTTTTTCAGCACCCAGGACCCCTTCACCTTTGAGTGA
- the CALCOCO1 gene encoding calcium-binding and coiled-coil domain-containing protein 1 isoform X5 — protein MDELVTLEEADGGSDILLVVPKATVLQNQLDESQQERNDLMQLKLQLEGQVTELRSRVQELERALATARQEHAELMEQYKGISRSHGEITEERDILSRQQGDHVARILELEDDIQTISEKVLTKEVELDRLRDTVKALTREQEKLLGQLKEVQADKEQSEAELQVAQQENRRLNLDLQEAKSWQEEQSAQAQRLKDKVAQMKDTLGQAQQRVAELEPLKEQLRGAQELAASSQQKATLLGEELASAATARDRTIAELHRSRLEVAEVNGRLAELGLHLKEEKCQWSKERAGLLQSVEAEKDKILKLSAEILRLEKAVQEERTQNQVFKTELAREKDSSLVQLSESKRELTELRSALRVLQKEKEQLQEEKQELLEYMRKLEARLEKVADEKWNEDAATEDEEAAAGLSCPAALTDSEDESPEDMRLPPYGLCEHRDPGSSPAGPREASPLVVISQPAPISPHLSGPAEDSSSDSEAEDEKSVLMAAVQSGGEEANLLLPELGSAFYDMASGFTVGPLSETSTGGPATPTWKECPICKERFPAESDKDALEDHMDGHFFFSTQDPFTFE, from the exons ATGGATGAACTGGTGACCCTGGAGGAGGCTGATGGGGGCTCTGACATCCTGCTGGTTGTCCCCAAGGCAACTGTGTTACAG AACCAGCTCGATGAGAGCCAGCAAGAACGGAATGACCTGATGCAGCTGAAGCTGCAGCTGGAGGGACAGGTGACAGAGCTGAGGAGCCGAGTGCAGGAGCTCGAGAGGGCTCTGGCAACTGCCAGGCAGGAACACGCGGAGCTGATGGAACAGTATAAG GGGATTTCCCGGTCCCATGGGGAGATCACAGAAGAGAGGGACATCCTGAGCCGGCAACAGGGAGACCATGTGGCACGCATCCTGGAGCTGGAGGATGACATTCAGACCATCAGTGAGAAAGTGCTGACGAAGGAAGTGGAGCTCGACAG GCTTAGAGACACAGTGAAGGCCCTGACTCGGGAACAGGAGAAGCTTCTTGGGCAACTGAAAGAAGTACAAGCAGACAAGGAGCAAAGCGAG GCTGAGCTCCAAGTGGCACAACAGGAGAACCGTCGCTTAAATTTGGACCTGCAGGAGGCCAAGAGCTGGCAAGAGGAGCAGAGTGCTCAGGCCCAGAGACTGAAAGACAAGGTGGCCCAGATGAAGGATACCCTAGGCCAGGCCCAGCAGCGGGTG GCTGAGCTGGAGCCCCTGAAGGAGCAGCTTCGAGGGGCCCAGGAGCTTGCAGCCTCAAGCCAGCAGAAAGCCACCCTTCTTGGGGAGGAGTTGGCCAGCGCAGCAACAGCCAGGGACCGCACCATAGCCGAACTACACCGCAGCCGCCTGGAAGTGGCTGAAGTTAACGGCAGGCTGGCTGAGCTCGGTTTGCacttgaaggaagaaaaatgccaATGGAGCAAGGAGCGGGCAGGGCTGCTGCAGAGTGTGGAG GCAGAGAAGGACAAGATCCTGAAGCTGAGTGCAGAGATACTTCGATTGGAGAAGGCAGTTCAGGAGGAGAGGACCCAAAACCAGGTGTTCAAGACTGAGCTGGCCCGGGAAAAGGATTCTAGCCTG GTACAGTTGTCAGAAAGTAAGCGGGAGCTGACAGAGCTGCGGTCAGCCCTGCGTGTGCTCCAGAAGGAAAAGGAGCAGTTACAAGAGGAGAAGCAG GAATTGCTAGAGTACATGAGAAAACTGGAGGCCCGCCTGGAGAAGGTGGCAGATGAGAAGTGGAATGAGGATGCTGCCACAGAGGATGAGGAGGCCGCTGCGGGACTGA GCTGCCCGGCAGCTCTGACAGACTCGGAGGATGAGTCCCCAGAAGACATGAGGCTCCCACCCTATGGCCTTTGTGAGCATAGAGACCCAGGCTCCTCTCCTGCTGGGCCCCGAGAGGCTTCTCCCCTCGTTGTCATCAGCCAGCCGGCTCCCATTTCTCCTCACCTCTCTGGGCCAGCTGAGGACAGTAGCTCTGACTCG GAGGCTGAAGATGAGAAGTCAGTCCTGATGGCAGCTGTGCAGAGTGGGGGTGAGGAGGCCAACTTGCTGCTTCCTGAACTGGGCAGTGCCTTCTATGACATGGCCAG TGGCTTTACAGTGGGTCCCCTGTCAGAAACCAGCACTGGGGGCCCTGCCACCCCCACATGGAAGGAGTGTCCTATCTGTAAGGAGCGCTTTCCTGCTGAGAGTGACAAGGATGCCCTGGAGGACCACATGGATGGACACTTCTTTTTCAGCACCCAGGACCCCTTCACCTTTGAGTGA